Part of the Pirellulales bacterium genome is shown below.
TTTGCGATCTCACGTGAGCAGGAGATGAAGGCCCTCGTCTCGGAAAATCGCGCTCGGGTGATCATGGCCGAGGCTGAAGTCCCGCTGGCCATGGCGCAGGCGTTCCGCGAAGGCAATTTCTACCTGCACAGCGGAGCCGCCGGCGGTGCGCAAGGCGGAAACGGCGCGCCCAGCCAGAAATAGCCGCTGCCGACCTGTTCAGGCAGCCTCACGTCCACGTAGACGCGCCGGGATCGAACACTCGCGCTGCCGTTGGATCTGCAGCCGAGCGACGGCCCGGTGTCTGAGGATGCGGCCGTGTCCGATCTCGTCGGAACTCCCTGACCAGGGGTCCGATTGACTGCCCTTACACGGTCGCGGAGGTCCAGTAGTCGAAATCGTGGCGGATCATCGCCCAGGTTTCCTCCACGACCGCCGGATGCGCCGCGTCGGTATCGTAGCCCCAGGGATTGTACAACTCGTAGGACTGCGTTGCGGAATCGTAACCGATCACCATGTAGAAGTGGCGGGTCACGATGAAACTGTTCGTCCCGCTGTTCTTCGATCCCAGGGTCATCGCCTTGTGTTGGTTGAAGGCTTTCCAGAAATCGCTCTGCGACGATTGGCCGAGCCAGTTCACTACTTTGGTGTTTGACGCCGACGCGCCGGTAAGCTGGGAGAATGCGTCGGACGAATAGCCGCCGCCGCCGATGGCGGTGTAGCTATTGGTGCCGCCGTGGCCCATCCAGCCTGACTCATCCAATTGGGCGTAAGCCTTTTCAGCCAGCGCCACCCAGAGCGTGTTGTAGGAGGCCGTGTAGGGCCCGGCGCCCCAGTCGGCGAAATAAGCATAGTTGCCATTCACCGGCAGCTCGCGATTGACGGTGACGTAGACCGCCGCGCGGTTGTGATAGAACTCGACGGTGAACGTGCCATCGCCGTTGTCGGTGAACATATTGACGATGGTCTGCGGCGAGTGTTGAGCCACTTCGCCTAGAGCAGCGATCAGGTAGCAATCCCCCGCCGCGCCCTGAGCAACGTCGGTGTAGCTGGGGCCATTGGCGCCGAACAGGTTGCCGCTAACGGACTGGTATTGGATGTTATCTCCGGCGCCAATCCACGGCATGTCGCCCCCTTCGAACCACTTGTCGACGAGCTTCGCCAAATGGTCGCCCGGATTGCCGGCAACAAGGTTGCCCAGCGGAGCGTCTTGGTAGTGCGCGTTGGCAGGGTCGCCGAACACGACTTTGTTGCCCAGATAGCGAACCGCGTTGGGCTCGGCCAGACTGCCCCAGAGCAATACCTTCATGTCGGAAATATTATTGAGGCTTACCGTGCCATAGTTGGGGAGCACGCTGAACACGCCGTTGGTCTCGATCTGGGTGTAAATCCCCAGCATATCGTTGCGAGTCAGGCTGTTGTCGCGGAAGTAATCGTAACGGGCCTCGGAGCGAACCATGGGATCTCTTAAGTAGTGGTCGAAGAAGTCGAAGCCTTGCACGCCGTTGTTGGAGATCGGCGTGGCCGGACCCCAATGGGCAAAGATATGGTCCGCGGCCGACTTACGAATCAACGAATTGTGTCCCCCTTCGCCATAGAGCCAGTTCGCGCCGCCGGTCCCAGCGTACAGATAATCGTGGCCGTTGCCGCCGAAGATATAGTTGGTGCCGCTGCCGCCATAGAGCGAAGTGACGCCGTCGTCGCCAAACAGCTCGTTGGTGCCGGGGCCGCCAAAGAGCATGGAGCTGCCGGTGCGGCTGTCGAGGTAGTTATTGCCCGAGCCGCCGATGAGCATGTCGGTTCCGGAGCCGCCGAAGAAGGTGTCGTTCCCGGTGCCGCCGTAGGCGACCATCGAAATAGACGTGCGGTTGTCGACGAAATCGTTGCCGCCGAACCCGTGGAAAATGATCTTCGTGACGGTTGTCGGATCGAAGGCCGCAACTTGCGGAGTGTTGATATTCGCGAGCGATACGGTGAGCAAATCGGGCAAATTGCCCGCGCCGTTGCCAGCTCGATGGTTGATGTAGATGTTGACGGTGTCGTCGTGCGTGGGACTGGCCTCGATGGTGACGACGCCTGCCGAATCCATGTTGATGCTCCCCTCGGCCATTGGACCCGGCGGAGGCTGAGTGAATACGCCAGGCCCAGTGAACACAATTCCTTGGAGTGGGCTAACGGTAAACAGACGGCGGTCTTCGACTTGCTCGAAGCGCAGCGTGCGGCTGCGCCGTGAAGGGATGCGAGGCGTAGAACGCCGAGAGTTTTTGGGCAAGCGTTTCATGGCTATTCGTGGGGTTAGGCGTTATTGGCTGTTGAATGCGTCCAACTTTATCAGCGTAGAAACTCGCCCGGTGTTACAGCGGGTGGCGAAGTTTTTTGGATGATCGCGTCGAACCGATTCATAATGGGCCATGCAGGCTGCGTGGAAGGGTGGCGAGACGTCGCGTCTATCGGCCAGAAAACCGCACTTGCATTCGGCGCTGCCCCTGGAATTGGCGGAGCAGACTCGAGACCTATCGCCATGTTCGCGGCAGGCTCGGCGCGATCACTTTAATCGAGCCGAGCGGTCAATCAGGAGATAACCGGTGTCTCGATTGGAATCCGGAATAACGCGGGCCTCGCGACGGATCTGATCCCTCGCCTGATCCTTCTTCTTGCGGCGGTCACCGCCCGACCGCTTGCCGCTCGATCGAAATGCGCTGGCTG
Proteins encoded:
- a CDS encoding C2 family cysteine protease, yielding MDSAGVVTIEASPTHDDTVNIYINHRAGNGAGNLPDLLTVSLANINTPQVAAFDPTTVTKIIFHGFGGNDFVDNRTSISMVAYGGTGNDTFFGGSGTDMLIGGSGNNYLDSRTGSSMLFGGPGTNELFGDDGVTSLYGGSGTNYIFGGNGHDYLYAGTGGANWLYGEGGHNSLIRKSAADHIFAHWGPATPISNNGVQGFDFFDHYLRDPMVRSEARYDYFRDNSLTRNDMLGIYTQIETNGVFSVLPNYGTVSLNNISDMKVLLWGSLAEPNAVRYLGNKVVFGDPANAHYQDAPLGNLVAGNPGDHLAKLVDKWFEGGDMPWIGAGDNIQYQSVSGNLFGANGPSYTDVAQGAAGDCYLIAALGEVAQHSPQTIVNMFTDNGDGTFTVEFYHNRAAVYVTVNRELPVNGNYAYFADWGAGPYTASYNTLWVALAEKAYAQLDESGWMGHGGTNSYTAIGGGGYSSDAFSQLTGASASNTKVVNWLGQSSQSDFWKAFNQHKAMTLGSKNSGTNSFIVTRHFYMVIGYDSATQSYELYNPWGYDTDAAHPAVVEETWAMIRHDFDYWTSATV